The following proteins are encoded in a genomic region of Pan troglodytes isolate AG18354 chromosome Y, NHGRI_mPanTro3-v2.0_pri, whole genome shotgun sequence:
- the LOC745547 gene encoding testis-specific chromodomain protein Y 1, with the protein MASQEFEVEAIVDKRQDKKGNTQYLVRWKGYDKQDDTWEPEQHLIKCEKCVHDFNRRQAEKQKKLTWTTTSRIFSNNARRGTSRSTKANYSKNSPKTLVTDKHHRSKNRKLFAASKNVRRKAASILSDTKNMEIINSTIETLAPDSPFDHKKTVSGFQKLENLDPIAADQQDTVVFKVTEGKLLRDPLSRPGAEQTGIQNKTQIHPLMSQMSGSGTASMATGSATQKGIVVLIDPLAANGTTDMHTSVPRVKGGQRNMTDDSRDQPFIKKMHFTIRLTESASTYRDIVVKKEDGFTQIVLSTRSTEKNALNTEVIKEMVNALNSAAADDSKLVLFSAAGSVFCCGLDFGYFVKHLRNDRNRASLEMVDTIKNFVKTFIQFKKPIVVSVNGPAIGLGASILPLCDLVWANEKAWFQTPYMTFGQSPDGCSSITFPKMMGKASANEMLIAGRKLTAREACTKGLVSQVFLTGTFTQEVTIQIKELASYNPIVLEECKALVRCNIKLELEQANERECEVLRKIWSSAQGIESMLKYVENKIDEF; encoded by the coding sequence AGCACCTCATAAAGTGTGAAAAATGTGTACATGATTTTAATAGACGACaggctgaaaaacagaaaaaactgaCATGGACTACAACCAGTAGAATTTTTTCAAACAATGCCAGAAGAGGAACTTCCAGATCTACAAAAGCAAACTATTCTAAGAACTCTCCTAAAACGCTAGTGACTGATAAACACCACAGGTCCAAAAACCGCAAGTTATTTGCTGCCAGCAAGAACGTTAGGAGAAAGGCAGCTTCAATTCTCTCCGACACAAAGAATATGGAGATAATAAATTCAACTATCGAGACCCTTGCACCTGACAGCCCCTTTGACCACAAGAAAACTGTGAGTGGCTTTCAGAAGCTTGAGAATCTGGACCCTATTGCAGCAGATCAGCAGGACACGGTGGTCTTCAAGGTGACAGAAGGGAAACTCCTCCGGGACCCTTTGTCACGTCCTGGTGCAGAACAGACTGGAATACAGAACAAGACTCAGATACACCCACTAATGTCGCAGATGTCTGGCTCAGGTACTGCTTCCATGGCCACAGGTTCAGCTACCCAAAAGGGTATAGTGGTATTAATAGACCCATTAGCAGCCAATGGGACAACAGACATGCATACCTCAGTTCCAAGAGTGAAAGGTGGGCAAAGAAATATGACTGATGACAGCAGAGACCAGCCTTTTATCAAGAAGATGCACTTCACCATAAGGCTAACAGAAAGTGCCAGCACATACAGAGACATTGTAGTGAAGAAAGAGGATGGATTCACCCAGATAGTGCTATCAACTAGATCGACAGAAAAAAATGCACTGAATACAGAAGTAATTAAAGAAATGGTTAATGCTCTGAATAGCGCTGCTGCAGATGACAGCAAGCTCGTGCTGTTCAGTGCAGCTGGAAGTGTCTTTTGCTGCGGTCTTGATTTTGGGTACTTTGTGAAGCACTTAAGGAATGACAGAAACAGAGCAAGCCTTGAAATGGTGGACACCATCAAGAACTTTGTGAAAActtttattcaatttaaaaagcCTATTGTTGTATCAGTCAATGGCCCTGCCATTGGACTAGGTGCATCCATCCTGCCTCTTTGTGATCTCGTGTGGGCTAATGAAAAGGCTTGGTTCCAAACCCCTTATATGACCTTTGGACAGAGTCCAGATGGCTGTTCTTCTATTACATTCCCCAAAATGATGGGTAAAGCATCTGCCAATGAAATGTTAATTGCTGGGCGAAAGCTGACAGCACGGGAGGCATGCACCAAAGGCCTGGTCTCTCAGGTATTTTTGACTGGAACTTTCACCCAAGAGGTTACGATTCAAATTAAGGAGCTTGCCTCATACAATCCAATTGTACTGGAAGAATGTAAGGCCCTGGTTCGCTGTAATATTAAGCTGGAGTTGGAACAGGCCAATGAGAGAGAGTGTGAGGTGCTGAGGAAGATCTGGAGCTCAGCCCAAGGGATAGAATCCATGTTAAAGtatgttgaaaataaaattgatgagTTTTAA